In Panacibacter ginsenosidivorans, the following proteins share a genomic window:
- a CDS encoding GNAT family N-acetyltransferase, giving the protein MAVKIIDYGTKEYKQMVDLRYHILRKPLGLSFTQEELESEKGNIHVGCFDDDKLEGCCMLVPKDKTTIQLRQMAVISGLQGKGIGKVLMQFAENISRDLGYKKLIMHARKTAIGFYEKLGYSKTGNEFLEVTIPHFAMEKEL; this is encoded by the coding sequence ATGGCAGTAAAAATCATCGACTACGGCACAAAAGAGTATAAACAAATGGTAGACCTGCGCTATCATATTTTGAGAAAACCGCTTGGACTGTCGTTTACACAGGAGGAACTGGAAAGTGAGAAAGGAAATATTCATGTGGGTTGTTTTGATGATGACAAGCTGGAAGGATGTTGTATGCTTGTGCCTAAAGATAAAACCACTATCCAATTAAGACAAATGGCTGTAATATCAGGATTGCAGGGAAAAGGTATTGGCAAGGTACTTATGCAGTTTGCTGAAAATATTTCAAGGGATCTCGGGTACAAAAAATTAATTATGCATGCCAGGAAAACTGCAATTGGATTTTATGAAAAGCTTGGTTATTCAAAAACAGGCAATGAATTTTTAGAAGTAACCATACCGCATTTTGCTATGGAAAAAGAACTTTAA
- a CDS encoding acyl carrier protein, translating into MSDIATRVKKIIVDKLGVDEAEVTTEASFTNDLGADSLDTVELIMEFEKEFNISIPDEQAETITTVGQAVTYLEEHAK; encoded by the coding sequence ATGTCAGACATCGCAACAAGAGTTAAGAAAATCATTGTAGATAAATTAGGAGTAGACGAAGCAGAAGTTACTACAGAAGCTTCTTTCACCAATGATTTAGGCGCTGATTCTCTGGATACCGTAGAGTTAATAATGGAGTTCGAAAAGGAATTCAACATTTCAATTCCCGATGAGCAGGCTGAAACCATTACTACAGTTGGTCAGGCTGTGACTTACCTAGAAGAACATGCTAAATAG
- the fabF gene encoding beta-ketoacyl-ACP synthase II: MELNRVVITGIGIISPIGNNLDDYWNNLVNGVSGAGPITLYDASKFKTRIACEVKGFKPEDYLDRKEARKVDRFTQFGLVASDMAMADAGLSKDNINPDRVGVIFGSGIGGVQTFQQEVSDFARGDGTPRFSPFFIPKMILDIASGQISMRHNLRGPNFAVVSACATSTNCIMEAYNLLRLNKADIILAGGSEAAVIEAGMGGFVSMKALSERNDDPTTASRPYDKDRDGFVMGEAGGIIVMETLKSAIARGAKIYCEVAGTGATADAFHVTAPHPEGLGARNVMKAALEDAGMRPEDIDYINTHGTSTPLGDGAEVKAILGVFGEHAYKLNISSTKSMTGHCLGAAGVIEAIASVMSVVHDIVPPTINHFTDDPDIDSRLNFTFNKAQKKTIRAALSNTFGFGGHNACVIVKKYVA; encoded by the coding sequence ATGGAGCTAAACAGAGTAGTAATAACAGGAATAGGCATTATTTCACCAATAGGCAATAATCTTGATGACTATTGGAATAATCTGGTAAATGGTGTTTCTGGTGCCGGTCCAATCACACTCTATGATGCTTCCAAGTTCAAAACCCGTATTGCCTGTGAGGTAAAAGGATTCAAACCCGAAGACTATCTTGATCGTAAAGAAGCGCGCAAAGTAGATCGCTTTACCCAGTTTGGATTGGTTGCAAGTGATATGGCCATGGCTGATGCTGGTTTATCAAAGGATAATATTAACCCTGACAGGGTAGGTGTTATTTTTGGCAGCGGTATTGGTGGTGTACAAACCTTTCAACAGGAAGTGTCTGATTTTGCCAGGGGGGATGGAACGCCAAGGTTTAGTCCCTTCTTCATTCCAAAAATGATTTTGGATATTGCCTCTGGCCAAATATCTATGCGTCATAATCTTCGTGGTCCCAACTTTGCCGTGGTTAGCGCCTGCGCTACCAGCACTAACTGCATAATGGAAGCATACAATCTCCTCCGCCTGAATAAGGCAGACATTATACTTGCGGGTGGCAGCGAAGCAGCGGTTATTGAAGCGGGCATGGGTGGTTTCGTTTCTATGAAAGCCTTAAGCGAAAGAAATGATGATCCCACAACTGCAAGCCGCCCTTATGATAAAGACCGTGATGGTTTTGTAATGGGCGAGGCAGGTGGTATTATTGTAATGGAAACATTAAAAAGCGCAATTGCAAGAGGTGCAAAGATTTACTGCGAAGTAGCAGGAACAGGTGCAACAGCAGATGCCTTTCATGTAACAGCCCCTCATCCTGAAGGTCTTGGTGCACGGAATGTTATGAAAGCAGCTCTCGAAGATGCGGGTATGCGCCCTGAAGATATCGATTACATCAATACGCATGGTACCTCAACTCCTTTGGGAGACGGTGCTGAAGTAAAAGCTATTCTTGGTGTATTTGGAGAGCATGCCTATAAACTTAATATCAGTTCTACTAAATCTATGACTGGCCACTGTCTCGGCGCTGCCGGCGTTATTGAAGCTATCGCCTCTGTAATGAGTGTTGTTCATGATATAGTGCCTCCAACCATTAATCACTTTACCGATGATCCCGACATCGACTCCAGATTAAACTTCACTTTCAATAAAGCGCAGAAAAAAACTATACGTGCCGCCCTTAGTAATACTTTTGGATTTGGTGGCCACAATGCATGCGTAATTGTAAAAAAATACGTAGCTTGA
- the rnc gene encoding ribonuclease III — MNFLRKILQSSSNPSFAKQLENVLGVKPGNYTLYQTALSHRSVKEGADENNERLEYLGDAVLSAIIADYLFKRYPYKGEGFLTEMRSKMVNRQQLNEVALKMGLKKLTMYNKFDNALKSSQIFGNTLEAVVGAVYLDKGYKKTQQWVLKRIVIPHLFVEDLELIDINLKNKLIGWASKNGKNLGFETVQEKLENGRRIFTIAAVLDGEILSEGKGFNKKDASQVAAQLAIEKLGL; from the coding sequence GTGAATTTCCTTAGAAAAATTTTACAGTCTTCGTCCAACCCATCGTTTGCAAAGCAATTAGAAAATGTGCTGGGTGTAAAGCCCGGTAATTATACGCTGTACCAAACTGCACTAAGTCATCGTTCCGTTAAAGAAGGCGCCGATGAAAATAATGAACGACTTGAATACCTCGGAGATGCAGTGCTGAGCGCTATTATAGCCGATTACCTTTTTAAAAGATATCCATATAAAGGCGAAGGTTTTTTAACCGAAATGCGCAGCAAAATGGTAAACAGGCAACAGTTAAACGAAGTTGCACTGAAGATGGGTTTAAAGAAACTTACTATGTATAATAAGTTCGATAATGCGCTTAAATCGAGCCAGATATTTGGCAATACATTAGAAGCTGTTGTTGGTGCGGTTTATCTCGATAAAGGTTACAAGAAAACACAACAATGGGTACTCAAACGCATCGTTATTCCACACTTGTTTGTTGAGGATCTCGAACTGATCGATATTAATCTCAAAAATAAACTCATTGGCTGGGCAAGCAAGAATGGTAAGAACCTTGGCTTTGAAACGGTACAGGAAAAACTGGAAAACGGTCGCCGTATTTTTACAATAGCTGCCGTGCTTGACGGCGAGATACTCTCTGAAGGAAAAGGCTTTAATAAAAAAGATGCCAGCCAGGTTGCAGCACAACTTGCTATAGAGAAGTTGGGTTTATAA
- a CDS encoding glycoside hydrolase family 125 protein, translated as MNTRRDFLQSAGIVGAGLLLSNNLFAKNKFEFTSNRPPLAQRKFTSEAVEAAIQRIKKDIPNQELGWLFENCFPNTLDTTVDFEMIDGKPDTYVITGDIDAMWLRDSSAQVYPYLPLMKEDEKLQQLIAGVINRQTKCILKDPYANAFYKDENKISEWKQTDITDMKPGIHERKWEIDSLCYPIRLAYNYWKITGDDVPFDIDWIKAIELTVTTFKEQQRKTSEGPYIFQRNTSWATDGVPLSGYGYPVKPVGLICSMFRPSDDATIFPYLIPSNFFAVASLKQAAEMISKISGDNKFANECTQLATEVNNALKQYAIVQHVQMGRVYAYEVNGFGSFNLMDDANVPSLLSLPYLNAVSSTDPLYQSTRKLLLSSYNPFFFKGTAAEGIGGPHAGMNMIWPLSITMRALTSVNDAEIKQCVQWLTKTHAGTGFMHESFHKDDPKKFTRKWFAWSNTLFGELIMHLHENKNALLKSI; from the coding sequence ATGAACACACGTAGGGATTTTTTACAATCAGCAGGCATAGTTGGTGCAGGATTATTATTAAGCAATAATCTTTTTGCAAAGAATAAATTCGAGTTTACAAGTAACAGACCTCCGCTTGCGCAAAGAAAATTTACAAGCGAAGCAGTTGAAGCAGCTATTCAACGCATCAAGAAAGATATTCCCAATCAGGAACTAGGCTGGCTGTTTGAAAATTGTTTTCCAAATACACTTGATACAACTGTTGATTTTGAAATGATCGATGGCAAGCCTGATACGTATGTCATAACCGGTGACATAGATGCCATGTGGCTGCGCGACAGCAGTGCGCAAGTTTATCCATACCTGCCATTAATGAAAGAAGATGAAAAACTGCAACAGTTGATTGCGGGTGTGATTAACAGGCAAACAAAATGCATTTTGAAAGATCCTTATGCCAATGCGTTTTATAAAGATGAAAATAAGATCAGCGAATGGAAACAAACAGATATCACCGACATGAAGCCTGGCATTCATGAAAGAAAATGGGAAATAGACTCTTTATGTTATCCTATTCGTCTTGCATATAATTATTGGAAAATTACCGGCGATGATGTCCCCTTTGATATTGACTGGATCAAAGCAATTGAACTAACTGTAACAACATTTAAAGAGCAGCAAAGAAAAACAAGCGAAGGTCCTTATATATTTCAAAGAAATACTTCATGGGCAACAGATGGCGTGCCGCTGAGTGGTTATGGTTATCCTGTAAAACCTGTTGGTCTAATCTGCTCTATGTTCCGCCCAAGTGATGATGCCACTATCTTTCCTTACTTAATTCCTTCAAACTTTTTTGCAGTTGCTTCTTTGAAACAAGCGGCAGAAATGATCAGTAAAATCAGTGGAGATAATAAGTTTGCAAATGAATGCACACAACTTGCAACAGAAGTAAACAATGCACTGAAACAATATGCAATTGTCCAGCATGTACAAATGGGTAGAGTGTATGCGTATGAGGTAAATGGCTTTGGCAGCTTCAATCTTATGGATGATGCAAATGTGCCAAGTCTTCTTTCGTTGCCTTATCTGAATGCTGTTTCGTCAACAGATCCGCTTTATCAAAGCACAAGAAAATTGTTGCTCTCTTCATATAATCCTTTCTTCTTCAAGGGCACGGCTGCAGAAGGTATTGGCGGTCCGCATGCAGGCATGAATATGATATGGCCATTAAGTATTACTATGCGTGCACTTACCAGCGTTAACGACGCAGAAATAAAGCAATGCGTGCAATGGTTAACAAAAACACATGCAGGTACAGGCTTTATGCACGAGTCTTTTCACAAAGACGATCCAAAAAAATTTACGCGTAAATGGTTTGCATGGTCAAACACTTTGTTTGGAGAATTGATCATGCATTTGCACGAAAACAAAAATGCTTTACTGAAAAGTATATGA